The window GGACGGCGTCGCGATCAACGGCTCATCCCCGCTGACGCGGGGAGCACTCGACACCGATGGACCGCTGGTTGATATCCCAGGGCTCATCCCCGCTGACGCGGGGAGCACCAGGGTGCCGAACCTGACTCAATCGGACATTAAGGCTCATCCCCGCTGACGCGGGGAGCACCACGGACGCGGGTACCTCGGAGACGGCGAACAGGGCTCATCCCCGCTGACGCGGGGAGCACCACGGCAACGTGGGCGGAGGCCGTGGCAGGCGGGGCTCATCCCCGCTGACGCGGGGAGCACGACACCGACGGCGACAGGGGCACGTCACCGGTGGGCTCATCCCCGCTGACGCGGGGAGCACCTCGTCGCTGTCGAGCCCGTGGCCACCGAGTTGGGCTCATCCCCGCTGACGCGGGGAGCACAGGGGACCTATCAGGCCAGTGACCATGGACGCGGGCTCATCCCCGCTGACGCGGGGAGCACAAGGTGTCGCTGATTAATAAGGGGCATGATTTCGGCTCATCCCCGCTGACGCGGGGAGCACATTGTTGTTGATAGCGAGCACCCGGAATTGTCGGGCTCATCCCCGCTGACGCGGGGAGCACGTCGACGGTGGCGACATGCTCATTCGGCACGGGGGCTCATCCCCGCTGACGCGGGGAGCACGATGTTGAGCAGCAGTCTAAGCCCAATGATGAGGGCTCATCCCCGCTGACGCGGGGAGCACGTCAACCTTGCTCGGTTGCGTGCCGTAGGGTTGGGCTCATCCCCGCTGACGCGGGGAGCACATCACTCAGTCCGACCACTCCGTGACGCTTCAGGGCTCATCCCCGCTGACGCGGGGAGCACAGCAGCACGGATCGTCGCCACCACGAAGGCGGGGGCTCATCCCCGCTGACGCGGGGAGCACCCCGTAATCTTGTGTAGAGACATGTCGGCCTCGGGCTCATCCCCGCTGACGCGGGGAGCACCGGTGAGGTATCCGACCTCTTTCCCTGCCATACGGCTCATCCCCGCTGACGCGGGGAGCACTGCCGGAATCGCAGTGGCCAAACCTGTCGAACGGGCTCATCCCCGCTGACGCGGGGAGCACTGGGACATGACATAGAACGCATGCCCGCCACTGGGCTCATCCCCGCTGACGCGGGGAGCACACGCCACCCAATCCCACCAGTGGCTAGGCCAGAGGCTCATCCCCGCTGACGCGGGGAGCACTTGGCCCCGTTGATATACGTGTCATAGGAACCGGGCTCATCCCCGCTGACGCGGGGAGCACTGTTCCCAGGTGGCGATCGCCGACGCCGCTGAGGGCTCATCCCCGCTGACGCGGGGAGCACCGGCCCCAACACAACGGCAAAGGCCGGGTGTGCGGCTCATCCCCGCTGACGCGGGGAGCACTAGTCATGCGGCTTGTATTTCATCCAGGATTCCGGCTCATCCCCGCTGACGCGGGGAGCACTCCAGTGGTGGGATAGTCGTCAGGCCCGAGCAGGGCTCATCCCCGCTGACGCGGGGAGCACTGCGCGGACGCGGGCCGGGTCTGCCACACCTCGGGCTCATCCCCGCTGACGCGGGGAGCACGTCATGCGCCCACATTCCGACGCAATCGGCCTGGGCTCATCCCCGCTGACGCGGGGAGCACCGCACTATCGCCAGCCTGCTGGACAACGGCCAGGGCTCATCCCCGCTGACGCGGGGAGCACGCTGGTGTGGGATAGGCCCATGCCTTCTTTGAGGGCTCATCCCCGCTGACGCGGGGAGCACCCCGCGTAGTCCGTGACCACAGCAACAATCTCCGGCTCATCCCCGCTGACGCGGGGAGCACGGGTGCCCTTCGGGTTAGCCATTCTGGTTGTCCGGCTCATCCCCGCTGACGCGGGGAGCACGACAGTAATTATGAGCGCGCCGAAGTACATTAGGGCTCATCCCCGCTGACGCGGGGAGCACCGAGGTCACAGCCGTAGAAGTGGTGGAAGTCAGGGCTCATCCCCGCTGACGCGGGGAGCACTGCTCCGCGCACAGTGTGAACACCGAGTCCTTGGGCTCATCCCCGCTGACGCGGGGAGCACGTGACTACTGGCTTAACGAATCCACGATGGAGCGGCTCATCCCCGCTGACGCGGGGAGCACGCCACCTGGGGGACGGGCACGGCCGTGATGAGCGGCTCATCCCCGCTGACGCGGGGAGCACCATGACCTACGGCTCCAGCCTGACCCGAGAGCCGGCTCATCCCCGCTGACGCGGGGAGCACTCCTGGACCTGGACGGGTCCTACGCCCCGCTCAGGCTCATCCCCGCTGACGCGGGGAGCACTCCTGGTGGTGGAGAATCTGGACGGCACCCCGAGGCTCATCCCCGCTGACGCGGGGAGCACCTGCAGCACGGCGGGCCGGGCACGGGTGAGGTGGGCTCATCCCCGCTGACGCGGGGAGCACCCCATCGACCGGCCGGCCGCGTCCGTCGCCTTCGGCTCATCCCCGCTGACGCGGGGAGCACAGGGAGGGGTCATTCGACAGGGAGAGCATGGAGGGCTCATCCCCGCTGACGCGGGGAGCACGGGGTGGATGAAACACAGTGGGTGCTGGGGGCGGGCTCATCCCCGCTGACGCGGGGAGCACTCTGCACGACATCGCGACGACGATGACGACTGAGGCTCATCCCCGCTGACGCGGGGAGCACGTCAGGTTCACCGTGTGGCCGCCTGCCCTGCGCGGCTCATCCCCGCTGACGCGGGGAGCACGCCTCAACGAGGTTGAGGGGATGAAGGCCAACCGGCTCATCCCCGCTGACGCGGGGAGCACGAGGCGGCGCAGCGTGAGCGGGATAAGCAGCGGGGCTCATCCCCGCTGACGCGGGGAGCACTGACGCAGCTCCTCCACCTCGAGGGCCATGTCCGGCTCATCCCCGCTGACGCGGGGAGCACTCGTGGGCTGTTGCAGCAGCCTCACCCACTACAGGCTCATCCCCGCTGACGCGGGGAGCACCAGGTCGGTATCCGCATCCGTCGGGAGGATCATGGCTCATCCCCGCTGACGCGGGGAGCACGGCGGATACCGTTTTCACCGACCTGGATGGTGCGGCTCATCCCCGCTGACGCGGGGAGCACCAGAAGTCGCACGCTGACTTCGTCGCCCGCTTCGGCTCATCCCCGCTGACGCGGGGAGCACGACAGTGAGCTGGCGGACAGTCTGCAGGAGTGGGGCTCATCCCCGCTGACGCGGGGAGCACAATTGCTCTCCGTCGCCCCACCTGCCCGCCCCGGGCTCATCCCCGCTGACGCGGGGAGCACGGGGGGCGTGGAGGTGTGCGCCTCGGGCGGTGAGGCTCATCCCCGCTGACGCGGGGAGCACAACGCCTCCCAGAAGCGCCTCCTCGGGGACCTCGGCTCATCCCCGCTGACGCGGGGAGCACCTCAACCCCGAGTTCGCCAGCTGGATGATGGGGGGCTCATCCCCGCTGACGCGGGGAGCACGGTTCCACCCCGCCGACAAGAACACGTAGGTTCGGCTCATCCCCGCTGACGCGGGGAGCACACGGGGATGGAGAGCTGGCGGGTGTTGATGGCCGGCTCATCCCCGCTGACGCGGGGAGCACGGATCTGGCGGTCATGCTGCTTCTCCGTTCAGGGGCTCATCCCCGCTGACGCGGGGAGCACGCGGTCTGCTCGGCGGGGGTCAGCCAGGTGTGCGGCTCATCCCCGCTGACGCGGGGAGCACCTCGAACGCTGACCTCACGAACTCCCTGAACGCGGCTCATCCCCGCTGACGCGGGGAGCACGACAGACAGCCCGGCGCGGTCGTCGTGAAGTCCGGCTCATCCCCGCTGACGCGGGGAGCACAAGCGCCGCGGCACGACTAACCCCGGCGACCAGGGCTCATCCCCGCTGACGCGGGGAGCACAACACCAGCAAGGGGGTGAGCAGGTTTGACCCGGGCTCATCCCCGCTGACGCGGGGAGCACAACGACCCGCCGACCACGGCGCAGAAGGACCGCGGCTCATCCCCGCTGACGCGGGGAGCACGGGACAGCGGGCCACTGGCTGCTGACCACCCACGGCTCATCCCCGCTGACGCGGGGAGCACCGGAGATCCAGAAGATCCTCGGATACCAGTTGCGGCTCATCCCCGCTGACGCGGGGAGCACACTGGCTGAGCTGCACCATTCCAATGGAAAACCGTCGTGCAGATACAACTGTAGTTTGTCGATCGCGCTAATAACGGCTTTTTCGTATTTGCCTGGCCTTGCTCCATCCGGTCCGGCGGGTGAACTTCTTCTTGGAGGGCCGGACCATCAGAGTGAGGCCATCGAAGTCGGTGGGTTCCCAGTCGTGTCGGTGTGTGCGAAACTCCATGCCCTGCTCATTGTTGGTGCTGTAGACGAGCAGAGCGCGGCCGTCCTTCGACAGTTCGACAGTTCGCTCCCACAGAAGGTCTCGTATGCGGGCACTGGGGCGGCCAACGAATACTCCCGGGGAGATCTCCGATAGCCACTTGGTCAGGTCTCCCCGTAGTCCTGCGGGGCAGGCGGTCACGACCAGGACGATCATCAGAGGTCGATTCCTTCCGGTTCGGCCCAGTTGATGCCGGCGGCGATGACCTCGAGCTCGTTCCAGAGCATCAGCTCGACGTCAATCGAATCCGGGTCATCTTCCGTCCGCATGAGGCTGTGCAGGTCTTTCACCATGCGTTCCATGAGTCGGTGTTCGACAACTTTCTCGCGGACTCTGCGGCGGACGTTCTTCACGGCGTCGAAATCCGGGTCAGCTGCGGCATCGAAGGCTGCGGGAATGGAGATCTCTGCTTTGTAGAGGTCCGCAATGTCGTAGACGAATGCACGGTCAGTGCCGCTGTGGATCACTCCCAGTGAGGGTACGAATCCCAACGCTGTGATGACGGCGTGCGCGACTCCGTAAAGGGCGGCATTGGCGCCGGTCAACGCCCGGTTGATCGGGTCCCCGGATTCAAAATCGTTGGGGTCGTAGCTTCGCCGGTCCCAGTACACGCCGACCCGCTGCGCATGTTCCGCGTAGATGCGTTTCATCCGCGCGCCTTCACGGCCCCGGAGCTGGGCCATCGTTGCACGTGAAACATCCTCACCGGCGAATCTCATGCTGTACATGGCCCGCGCACATTCCAGGCGACGCCGCTGATGACTGACTATCGACGCCTGCGCCTCCGCATTCCGTGACGTCTTGGCGGGAGGTCGTCCATGTGCGTAATAGCGGACGCCCTTTTCACCGGTCCAGACGACGGACACCCCGGCATCCCCCAGCAGCGCCATGGCCGCATAGGTGACGCGGGTACCGGGCCCCAGGAGAAGTGCGGCCAGTGTGGTCGCCGGGACATGCGCGATGCCCCGCTTGTCGGCAATGGTCAGCGCATTGTTG of the Corynebacterium humireducens NBRC 106098 = DSM 45392 genome contains:
- the cas2e gene encoding type I-E CRISPR-associated endoribonuclease Cas2e, translating into MIVLVVTACPAGLRGDLTKWLSEISPGVFVGRPSARIRDLLWERTVELSKDGRALLVYSTNNEQGMEFRTHRHDWEPTDFDGLTLMVRPSKKKFTRRTGWSKARQIRKSRY
- the cas1e gene encoding type I-E CRISPR-associated endonuclease Cas1e, producing the protein MRNPSEVPIVRKELARVERRISFLYVERAVVNRDNNALTIADKRGIAHVPATTLAALLLGPGTRVTYAAMALLGDAGVSVVWTGEKGVRYYAHGRPPAKTSRNAEAQASIVSHQRRRLECARAMYSMRFAGEDVSRATMAQLRGREGARMKRIYAEHAQRVGVYWDRRSYDPNDFESGDPINRALTGANAALYGVAHAVITALGFVPSLGVIHSGTDRAFVYDIADLYKAEISIPAAFDAAADPDFDAVKNVRRRVREKVVEHRLMERMVKDLHSLMRTEDDPDSIDVELMLWNELEVIAAGINWAEPEGIDL